From Mytilus trossulus isolate FHL-02 unplaced genomic scaffold, PNRI_Mtr1.1.1.hap1 h1tg000457l__unscaffolded, whole genome shotgun sequence, the proteins below share one genomic window:
- the LOC134702422 gene encoding uncharacterized protein LOC134702422 isoform X1 gives MSIMTVSSGYNKGNTKKFLYSGPKKDDQEEQWTFSPRKQQASPRETQFGVDDVWSIQKNVSLGKNIKPSTDGLNLKANNTYYSRYGNVKGKDDLTSNFGGSNFKVGNENQFGSTANSTNKSWNYEKRGFSYSSFGTANNGMNSYNGSPNSTKNSPPFSPFGNARGNQDSSLW, from the exons ATGTCGATAATGACTGTTAGCTCAGGATATAATAAAG GTAATACAAAGAAGTTTCTGTACAGTGGTCCAAAGAAAGACGACCAAGAAGAACAATGGACATTTTCTCCACGTAAACAACAGGCCTCTCCTAGAG AAACACAGTTTGGTGTTGACGATGTATggagtatacagaaaaacgtttctttaggaaaaaatataaaaccttCTACAGATGGACTTAATCTGAAAGCAAACAATACTTATTACTCTAGATATGGGAATGTAAAAG gtaaAGATGACTTGACGTCAAACTTTGGAGGATCAAACTTTAAGGTTGGAAATGAAAACCAATTTG gatCTACAGCAAATTCTACAAACAAATCCTGGAATTATGAGAAGAGAGGATTTAGTTATTCTTCATTTGGAACAGCAAACAATGGAATGAACTCTTATAATGGTTCACCAAACAGTACGAAAAACTCTCCACCATTTAGTCCCTTTGGCAATGCTAGGGGCAACCAAGATAGTTCATTATGGTGA
- the LOC134702422 gene encoding uncharacterized protein LOC134702422 isoform X3, with amino-acid sequence MEPEGNTKKFLYSGPKKDDQEEQWTFSPRKQQASPRETQFGVDDVWSIQKNVSLGKNIKPSTDGLNLKANNTYYSRYGNVKGKDDLTSNFGGSNFKVGNENQFGSTANSTNKSWNYEKRGFSYSSFGTANNGMNSYNGSPNSTKNSPPFSPFGNARGNQDSSLW; translated from the exons ATGGAGCCTGAAG GTAATACAAAGAAGTTTCTGTACAGTGGTCCAAAGAAAGACGACCAAGAAGAACAATGGACATTTTCTCCACGTAAACAACAGGCCTCTCCTAGAG AAACACAGTTTGGTGTTGACGATGTATggagtatacagaaaaacgtttctttaggaaaaaatataaaaccttCTACAGATGGACTTAATCTGAAAGCAAACAATACTTATTACTCTAGATATGGGAATGTAAAAG gtaaAGATGACTTGACGTCAAACTTTGGAGGATCAAACTTTAAGGTTGGAAATGAAAACCAATTTG gatCTACAGCAAATTCTACAAACAAATCCTGGAATTATGAGAAGAGAGGATTTAGTTATTCTTCATTTGGAACAGCAAACAATGGAATGAACTCTTATAATGGTTCACCAAACAGTACGAAAAACTCTCCACCATTTAGTCCCTTTGGCAATGCTAGGGGCAACCAAGATAGTTCATTATGGTGA
- the LOC134702422 gene encoding uncharacterized protein LOC134702422 isoform X2 has protein sequence MRNDGNPSYSNTKKFLYSGPKKDDQEEQWTFSPRKQQASPRETQFGVDDVWSIQKNVSLGKNIKPSTDGLNLKANNTYYSRYGNVKGKDDLTSNFGGSNFKVGNENQFGSTANSTNKSWNYEKRGFSYSSFGTANNGMNSYNGSPNSTKNSPPFSPFGNARGNQDSSLW, from the exons ATGAGGAACGACGGCAATCCCTCGTATA GTAATACAAAGAAGTTTCTGTACAGTGGTCCAAAGAAAGACGACCAAGAAGAACAATGGACATTTTCTCCACGTAAACAACAGGCCTCTCCTAGAG AAACACAGTTTGGTGTTGACGATGTATggagtatacagaaaaacgtttctttaggaaaaaatataaaaccttCTACAGATGGACTTAATCTGAAAGCAAACAATACTTATTACTCTAGATATGGGAATGTAAAAG gtaaAGATGACTTGACGTCAAACTTTGGAGGATCAAACTTTAAGGTTGGAAATGAAAACCAATTTG gatCTACAGCAAATTCTACAAACAAATCCTGGAATTATGAGAAGAGAGGATTTAGTTATTCTTCATTTGGAACAGCAAACAATGGAATGAACTCTTATAATGGTTCACCAAACAGTACGAAAAACTCTCCACCATTTAGTCCCTTTGGCAATGCTAGGGGCAACCAAGATAGTTCATTATGGTGA
- the LOC134702419 gene encoding dentin sialophosphoprotein-like, whose translation MNPKWLFLLFLKTLVISEIHGRKDHFSFQCMNKNITRNKITDNCSCITSNEIKTTKIFKCKCESAGTDRNVWMEFFCTHSSSKDRSLKTIPLEKFKSTNEVYLNRSCISVVFSKGVPQYRIELFCRGYGLGVVCKCNVPVDNELGQSVSSNDLTLSDNGNPESPLMSWNDREKRDVDDVVNTTQISVETTAQNNKMTTKLMTSILSKGSTDTTTVRKTQTTKQGRNTTKQGRNTTKQGRTLSHITAKTSQYVATTTNELAVTSQKAQASHQNTIITTNSRQVLSTESEFTSETENTTKQIGVALPKSKKGGSAVAIAVGVIVPILILTIIGVVVYKWYRRKYPVRMVLGKNFSKFQNPVYNKKTSTLSLVRSVPYDAPYSGTDKNGGHDNPALDMEYRDLQPVSFSTNYDDAESITEIDEVPKKPPRSKKRVSVMSTESTDGRVMSAFLQEAINEADSESDTTNESNKIKKKITVDVDMRKNVSRVSVESIESENDLHTSDEESNDEQTYENITISSKKEIKNSVPDESYVETKSSDDEDNYEEVESVRTEKNLSDENEDYDIVNVDESETNTASQIIDKTTDQVENSDNSDADYENFEMRSENHEEGISIGVIQLDETDGNEIHSPFVEGGKMKKVKVTFEENEILASDEESIASIDLSAVKDETDIETNNSGSGRSENNQNDFIETPKVIKVSEMPLLLQPLAKSESRPVPKAISKKEKRTIAPDQSDVREKIAVNQNNPGVVSDDSESENDTDSHNSDDAGINQTYLYTHEDSTEPIVKSVGTSDSSENGSMDEFENMNETIGKHESKENDNNELASIPPLPNIPPPDIQNFQSRISSDYVITETPNDVADASSGDESASFSYKRQEQINADSRIFETTSIPSLPLTKPPPTFEQNSASSDSFEILNGTNILTTEYITVFEDSILNVDSDNKSDLSENPPTPPIPGSPPPIFQQNQPEFPYDSFTVMAKPGDIHTDDQSQTKHLGSPMDETDDEYDVLTNDDLIPVSSDPDELMPGSSYVTSVNPQLVTKNEEGSDVISDTNSEPGEYEKPTDTALSSSTMNAEVEQRFSKVISSPKINFYDAETSTKVIASPKINFDDSDSDSGKSDTNSESSV comes from the exons ATGAACCCGAAATGGTTGTTTCTTCTGTTTCTAAAAACTTTAGTTATATCTGAAATCCATGGACGTAAAGATCATTTCAGTTTTCAAtgcatgaataaaaatattaccaGGAATAAAATTACAGATAATTGCTCATGCATaacttcaaatgaaattaaaacgactaaaatatttaaatgcaaaTGTGAAAGTGCTGGAACTGATCGCAATGTTTGGATGGAATTTTTTTGCACACATTCCTCCAGTAAAGACAGAAGTTTAAAAACCATTCCTTTGGAAAAATTTAAAAGCACGAACGAAGTCTATTTAAATCGTTCTTGCATCTCTGTGGTTTTCAGTAAGGGAGTACCACAGTATAGAATTGAATTGTTCTGTAGGGGATATGGACTTGGAGTTGTATGTAAGTGTAATGTGCCAGTGGACAATGAACTTGGTCAATCAGTGAGTTCTAATGATTTGACATTGAGTGACAATGGAAACCCGGAATCTCCATTGATGTCCTGGAATGACAGAGAAAAGAGAGATGTTGATGATGTTGTTAATACCACTCAG atTTCAGTTGAAACCACagcacaaaataataaaatgacaacaaagCTGATGACCTCCATACTCTCAAAGGGTTCAACCGATACGACAACTGTTaggaaaacacaaacgactaaACAGGGACGTAATACGACTAAGCAGGGACGTAATACGACTAAGCAGGGACGTACATTATCACATATCACAGCAAAAACTAGTCAATATGTGGCAACTACAACCAATGAATTAGCCGTAACCAGTCAGAAAGCTCAAGCAAgtcatcaaaacacaataatTACAACAAATAGTCGCCAGGTGTTATCGACAGAGTCAGAATTTACAAGTGAAACAGAAAACACAACGAAGCAGATTGGCGTCGCACTACCGAAAAGTAAGAAAGGTGGTTCTGCAGTCGCCATTGCTGTAGGAGTAATCGTTCCTATTCTAATTCTGACAATAATTGGAGTTGTAGTTTATAAATGGTACAGACGAAAATATCCCGTTCGTATGGTCCTTGgtaaaaacttttcaaaatttcaaaatcctGTTTATAACAAAAAGACATCGACCTTATCATTAGTCAGGAGTGTTCCATATGATGCTCCGTATTCAGGTACTGATAAAAATGGTGGCCATGACAATCCAGCGTTAGATATGGAATATAGAGATTTACAACCCGTAAGTTTCAGTACAAATTATGATGATGCCGAGTCTATAACGGAAATAGACGAAGTCCCAAAGAAACCTCCACGATCGAAGAAAAGAGTTTCCGTGATGTCAACGGAGTCTACCGACGGTAGAGTCATGTCTGCATTTTTACAAGAAGCAATAAATGAAGCCGATTCAGAGAGTGATACTACAAATGAAAgcaataaaattaagaagaaaatAACTGTTGATGTTGATATGAGAAAGAATGTTTCTCGAGTTTCTGTAGAAAGTATTGAAAGTGAAAACGATTTGCATACCAGTGACGAAGAAAGCAACGATGAACAAACTTATGAAAACATTACAATTTCcagtaaaaaagaaataaaaaattcagtACCGGACGAATCTTATGTGGAAACGAAATCAAGCGATGACGAAGACAATTATGAGGAAGTGGAATCAGTaagaacagaaaaaaacttGTCAGATGAAAATGAAGATTACGATATTGTTAATGTAGATGAATCGGAAACAAATACTGCATCTCAGATCATCGATAAAACAACAGATCAGGTTGAAAATTCTGACAATTCGGATGCTGATTacgaaaattttgaaatgagaTCAGAAAACCATGAAGAGGGCATATCTATCGGGGTGATACAGTTAGACGAAACTGATGGTAATGAAATTCACAGTCCATTTGTTGAAGGaggaaaaatgaaaaaggtGAAGGTTACGTTTGAGGAAAACGAAATACTTGCGTCAGATGAGGAGAGCATTGCCAGCATTGATTTGTCTGCCGTCAAAGATGAAACTGATATTGAAACAAACAATTCTGGAAGTGGTCGTTcggaaaataatcaaaatgattttattgaaaCTCCGAAAGTCATAAAAGTAAGTGAAATGCCTTTATTGCTCCAACCATTGGCCAAATCTGAATCACGTCCTGTGCCTAAGGCTATctcaaagaaagaaaaaagaacaatTGCTCCTGATCAATCGGACGTGCGCGAGAAAATTGCCGTGAATCAAAATAATCCTGGTGTCGTTTCCGATGATAGTGAATCAGAAAATGATACAGATAGTCACAATTCAGACGACGCGGGtataaatcaaacatatttgtaTACTCATGAAGATTCCACGGAGCCCATTGTAAAATCAGTTGGTACTTCTGATTCATCGGAAAACGGTTCTATggatgaatttgaaaatatgaacGAAACGATTGGAAAACATGAGAGcaaagaaaatgacaataatgaACTAGCATCTATACCGCCATTGCCAAATATTCCACCTCCAGatatacaaaattttcaatCGAGGATTTCTTCAGATTATGTTATTACAGAGACACCGAATGACGTAGCAGATGCCAGTTCAGGCGACGAATCTGCGTCATTTTCTTATAAAAGGCAAGAACAAATAAATGCTGATTCAAGGATTTTTGAAACCACCTCTATACCTTCATTACCTTTAACAAAACCTCCCCcaacatttgaacaaaattcAGCGTCCAGTGACTCGTTCGAAATATTAAATGGAACGAACATTTTGACAACTGAATATATTACTGTGTTCGAAGACTCGATCTTAAACGTTGACAGCGACAACAAATCGGACCTGAGCGAAAATCCCCCGACCCCTCCGATACCAGGATCCCCACCGCCAATATTCCAGCAGAACCAACCAGAATTTCCGTACGATTCGTTCACAGTTATGGCAAAGCCAGGTGACATCCATACTGATGACCAATCTCAAACCAAGCACTTAGGCTCGCCCATGGATGAGACGGATGATGAATATGATGTTCTAACTAACGATGACTTGATACCAGTATCATCAGATCCAGATGAACTCATGCCTGGGTCGTCCTACGTTACATCTGTTAATCCTCAGCTggttacaaaaaatgaagagGGATCCGATGTCATTTCAGATACTAATAGCGAACCTGGTGAATATGAAAAGCCGACAGATACAGCGTTATCTAGTTCTACCATGAATGCAGAGGTGGAACAAAGATTTTCTAAAGTTATTAGTAGTcccaaaataaacttttatgaCGCTGAAACAAGCACTAAAGTTATCGCTAGTCCCAAAATTAACTTTGACGACTCTGATTCAGACAGCGGAAAGAGTGATACTAACAGCGAATCTTCAgtgtaa